A DNA window from Camelina sativa cultivar DH55 chromosome 17, Cs, whole genome shotgun sequence contains the following coding sequences:
- the LOC104755447 gene encoding pentatricopeptide repeat-containing protein At1g11900-like: MLTRKTIRLIKKNQNLKLFNKLSGESYRERKMMKWSIVKRISVYGGGSFTSMKHMVLAPVDLSRSCSFSGMHSSINTGEEEELVKKMVNHSESGSKIISKIDYMNLVEKYTRDGNVTAAYDLLQSLQDKNISLPFSVFKNLLEAAVELNDIKLSCRIFRELLVSPGKEPLSSDCYLNLARAFIDTDDCTHLMSLLKEISESSLPCRLIVMNRTVLSFAETRQIDKVLMILEKMREWECKPDVITYNSVLDILGRAGLVNEMMGVLSTMKEDFNVSANIITYNTVLNGMRKACRFDMCLVIYNEMVQLGIESDLLSYTAVIDSLGRSGNIKESLRLFDEMKQRQIRPSVYVYRALIDCLKKSGDFQRALQLSDELKNTSSLDLAGPQDFKRHLRSHRR, from the exons ATGTTAACCCGAAAAACAATtcgattaataaaaaaaaatcaaaacctgaAATTGTTTAACAAGCTCTCTGGAGAAAGCTACagagagaggaagatgatgaagtggTCGATCGTTAAGAGAATCTCTGTCTATGGAGGAGGTTCATTTACTTCTATG AAGCATATGGTGTTAGCTCCAGTTGACTTAAGCAGGAGCTGCTCGTTCTCAGGTATGCACTCCTCCATAAacacaggagaagaagaagaactcgtGAAGAAGATGGTTAACCACAGTGAAAGTGGTTCGAAGATCATAAGCAAAATCGACTACATGAATCTTGTTGAGAAGTATACAAGAGATGGGAATGTCACTGCAGCATATGACTTGTTGCAGTCTTTACAAGACAAGAACATAAGCTTGCCATTTTCAGTTTTCAAGAACCTTCTTGAAGCAGCGGTTGAGCTGAACGATATCAAGCTTTCTTGTAGAATCTTCAGGGAGCTTTTGGTTTCGCCTGGTAAGGAACCATTGAGTTCAGATTGTTATCTCAACCTAGCTAGAGCATTCATTGACACGGATGACTGCACGCATTTGATGagtcttctcaaagagatatcAGAGTCTTCTCTTCCATGTAGGTTGATAGTAATGAACAGAACTGTCCTTTCATTCGCTGAAACTAGACAGATCGATAAGGTTCTTATGATACttgagaagatgagagagtgGGAATGTAAGCCTGATGTGATCACATACAACTCGGTTTTGGATATCTTGGGACGAGCTGGCTTAGTGAATGAGATGATGGGTGTACTGTCAACGATGAAGGAAGATTTCAATGTATCTGCAAACATCATTACATACAACACGGTGCTAAACGGGATGAGGAAAGCTTGTAGATTTGATATGTGTTTGGTGATATACAACGAAATGGTTCAGTTAGGTATAGAGTCGGATTTGCTTAGTTATACTGCGGTGATAGACAGTTTGGGTCGGTCAGGGAACATAAAGGAATCATTGAGGCTTTTTGATGAGATGAAACAGAGACAGATTCGACCATCAGTTTATGTCTACCGAGCATTAATCGATTGCCTGAAGAAGTCTGGAGATTTTCAGAGAGCATTGCAGCTTTCAGATGAGTTGAAGAACACTTCTTCATTAGATTTGGCAGGTCCGCAAGATTTCAAGAGACACTTGCGGTCACATAGACGATAA
- the LOC104755448 gene encoding uncharacterized protein LOC104755448 — MEQLLFAVVLFEVVVIVALSFKTPIRKLLIMSLDRAKRGRGPVVIQTVSVTVIVLFVASVYNMMAIQKRWIEDGAVNPTDEVIMAKHLLESTLMGGFLFLGLMIDRLHHYMRELRIRRKTMEVIKKEGALLEGVKARGLDEIKNLKEEIMSLRKRQEQLNSELEARSKEIRTQKTSAVALQKQSEGFLIEFNRLLEENQGLRDQLHTVDSKLSRSSSKKNT, encoded by the exons ATGGAGCAATTACTCTTTGCGGTTGTACTCTTCGAGGTTGTTGTGATTGTGGCGCTTTCGTTCAAGACTCCGATTCGAAAGCTGTTGATCATGAGCTTGGATCGTGCGAAGCGTGGACGTGGACCTGTGGTGATTCAGACTGTTTCGGTGACGGTTATTGTGCTTTTTGTGGCGAGTGTGTACAATATGATGGCGATCCAGAAGCGTTGGATCGAGGATGGTGCTGTGAACCCTACAGATGAGGTTATAATGGCTAAGCATCTCCTTGAATCGACTCTTATGG GTGGTTTTCTATTCCTTGGACTAATGATAGACAGGCTACATCATTACATGAGGGAACTACGCATAAGAAGGAAGACTATGGAAGTTATAAAGAAGGAAGGAGCATTACTAGAAGGTGTAAAGGCCAGAGGTTTAGATGAAATTAAGAACTTGAAAGAAGAGATAATGTCGCTTCGGAAAAGGCAAGAGCAGCTGAACTCTGAGCTTGAAGCAAGGTCTAAAGAAATCCGTACCCAAAAAACCAGTGCAGTTGCTCTGCAAAAGCAATCTGAAGGGTTCCTTATCGAGTTTAACCGGTTGCTTGAGGAAAACCAGGGTCTTCGAGACCAATTGCACACTGTGGATTCGAAACTTTCGCGTTCAAGCAGCAAAAAGAATACTTGA
- the LOC104755453 gene encoding stigma-specific STIG1-like protein 3 has protein sequence MHHSLVHKYPFTLLLTLHLKTFIHIQTYNYQRFCLQFLSFDFLSTSRRMNTFKISYFIMVLIMVLAIAITLSEPLRVEAKHQDKNGHQEIAATARNKGRKRIGAAMTCDKSSKVCRLKGSPGRDCCRKRCVDLRTNKLNCGRCGKSCQYSEVCCNGYCVNPMFDKRHCGGCFKKCKKGRSCAYGMCNYA, from the coding sequence ATGCATCATTCTCTCGTCCATAAATACCCATTCACGTTGTTGCTTACTCTTCACCTAAAAACATTCATACACATACAAACATACAACTACCAAAGATTTTGTTTGCAATTTCTCTCCTTTGATTTTTTATCCACAAGTAGAAGAATGAATACATTCAAGATATCCTATTTCATTATGGTACTCATAATGGTCCTAGCCATTGCTATAACACTTAGCGAACCGCTAAGGGTCGAGGCGAAGCATCAAGACAAGAACGGTCATCAAGAGATAGCCGCTACTGCAAGGAACAAAGGTAGGAAACGTATAGGTGCAGCAATGACATGTGACAAAAGCTCCAAAGTATGTCGTCTCAAAGGCAGTCCAGGTCGTGATTGTTGTCGTAAGAGGTGCGTCGACCTAAGAACCAACAAATTGAACTGTGGAAGATGTGGAAAAAGCTGTCAATACTCGGAGGTTTGTTGCAACGGATATTGTGTAAACCCAATGTTTGACAAGAGACACTGCGGAGGTTGCTTTAAGAAGTGTAAGAAAGGGAGATCGTGTGCCTATGGTATGTGCAACTATGCATAA
- the LOC104755452 gene encoding putative pectate lyase 2 isoform X2, with the protein MASLFLTVSLLFATFSSSLVEAVYYSNGYTTVPKLLLNPIDSCWRRNPSWAYNRRALADCAVGFGKAAVGGKYGSIYVVTNPSDDPENPRPGTLRHAVIQSKPLWITFARDMVIVLRNELIMNSYKTIDGRGAKVEIAYGPCITIQHVSHVIIHGISIHDCKPGKSGRVRSSPTHIGNRKGSDGDAIAIFDSSHIWIDHCYFSRCQDGLIDVLHASTAVTISNNYFTQHDKVMLLGHNDNNVEDKIMRVTIAFNHFGPGLIERMPRVRRGYAHVANNRYEKWQMYAIGGSADPTIFSEGNYFVASDDLSKKQVTKRIDSGYDWTRWKWRTSKDVFKNGAYFVPSGYGTVTPLYRRAEWFPVSHGSLAPSLTSSSGPLRCYSGRIC; encoded by the exons ATGGCTTCTCTTTTCTTAACAGTTTCACTTCTCTTTgcaactttctcttcttctcttgtagAAGCTGTTTATTACAGTAATGGTTACACTACCGTTCCCAAACTATTACTAAATCCGATCGATTCTTGCTGGCGTAGAAATCCTAGTTGGGCGTATAACCGTCGTGCCCTCGCGGATTGCGCGGTAGGGTTTGGAAAAGCTGCGGTTGGGGGGAAATACGGGTCGATCTACGTGGTTACAAACCCATCAGACGACCCCGAAAACCCTAGACCTGGAACTCTTAGACACGCCGTGATCCAATCTAAACCACTATGGATCACATTCGCACGTGACATGGTCATAGTGTTGCGAAACGAACTCATCATGAACAGCTACAAGACGATCGACGGAAGAGGTGCAAAAGTAGAAATTGCATATGGTCCATGCATAACGATCCAACATGTGAGCCACGTCATTATACATGGAATAAGTATCCATGATTGTAAACCGGGCAAGTCAGGTCGTGTGCGGAGCAGCCCCACTCATATTGGCAACCGGAAAGGATCAGATGGTGATGCAATCGCTATTTTTGATTCTTCACATATTTGGATTGATCATTGTTACTTTTCTCGGTGTCAAGATGGTTTGATCGATGTGCTTCATGCTTCTACGGCCGTCACTATTTCTAATAACTACTTCACGCAGCATGATAAA GTGATGTTACTCGGACATAATGACAATAATGTGGAGGATAAAATCATGAGAGTTACAATTGCATTCAACCATTTTGGACCGGGTCTCATTGAGAGGATGCCAAG GGTGAGGAGAGGGTATGCGCACGTAGCAAACAATAGGTACGAGAAATGGCAAATGTATGCGATCGGAGGAAGTGCTGATCCAACCATTTTTAGTGAAGGCAACTACTTCGTTGCTTCTGATGACTTAAGCAAAAAACAG GTGACAAAGAGAATAGATAGTGGATATGATTGGACGAGATGGAAATGGAGAACGTCCAAAGACGTTTTCAAGAACGGAGCTTACTTCGTGCCTTCTGGCTACGGAACCGTCACACCATTGTACAGAAGAGCAGAGTGGTTTCCTGTGTCCCACGGATCTCTGGCCCCTTCTCTTACTTCTTCCTCCGGTCCTCTCCGTTGCTACTCCGGCAGGATTTGCTAA
- the LOC104755451 gene encoding uncharacterized protein LOC104755451: MSPLHSYLVFFFLLMAIILLQSSTTSSQSNLCRSSCGNIPINYPFSIDDGCGSPYYRHMLICSDNNTKLELRTPSGKYPVKSISYSDPHLLVSDPFMWNCQDRDNFRPTRSFSIDSSTHFTVSPQNDYLFFNCNPEKVIVEPKPLFCERFPDRCDSSCDSSSYLCRHLPECGSALGSRVSCCSYYPKATQSLRLMLQNCATYTSVYWRSTGVENAPYDQFPEYGIRVDYEFPVTMKCLLCQETTKGGGVCGFNTRTRDFLCLCKQGNATTYCKDPSFLKHKHVGAIAGTVTAVSAAGAIGVVGGVYWYLRKVRAKAPVTCGVQSNENRIF, from the exons ATGTCTCCACTTCACTCTTacttagtcttcttcttccttctcatgGCCATCATCCTTCTTcaatcatcaacaacatcatctCAATCAAATCTCTGCAGATCTTCGTGCGGCAACATTCCAATAAATTACCCTTTTTCCATCGACGACGGTTGTGGTAGCCCTTATTACAGACACATGCTCATTTGCTCCGACAACAACACCAAGCTCGAACTTAGAACACCTTCTGGTAAATACCCTGTTAAATCCATAAGCTACTCTGATCCTCACCTTCTTGTCTCCGATCCATTCATGTGGAACTGTCAAGATCGAGACAATTTTCGACCCACTAGATCTTTCAGTATTGATTCAAGCACACACTTCACTGTCTCCCCTCAAAACGACTACTTGTTCTTCAACTGCAACCCCGAGAAAGTGATCGTCGAGCCAAAACCGCTCTTCTGCGAAAGGTTTCCAGATAGATGCGACTCGTCCTGCGATAGCTCAAGCTACCTATGCAGGCATTTGCCTGAATGCGGCTCTGCTTTGGGGTCTAGGGTTTCTTGTTGTTCGTATTACCCGAAAGCAACTCAGTCTCTTAGGCTCATGCTGCAGAACTGTGCGACGTATACAAGCGTGTATTGGAGGAGTACGGGTGTGGAGAATGCACCGTATGATCAGTTTCCAGAGTACGGTATTAGGGTAGATTACGAATTTCCAGTGACTATGAAGTGCCTTCTTTGCCAAGAAACTACTAAAGGTGGTGGAGTTTGTGGGTTTAATACGAGGACTCGAGATTTCCTGTGTCTTTGCAAACAAGGCAACGCCACTACTTATTGCAAAG ATCCAAGCTTCCTAAAGCATAAACACGTTGGAGCAATCGCAG GAACGGTGACGGCAGTTTCGGCGGCCGGAGCGATCGGCGTTGTGGGTGGAGTGTATTGGTACTTGAGGAAAGTGAGAGCCAAGGCTCCGGTCACTTGTGGTGTTCAAAGCAATGAGAACAGAATTTTCTAA
- the LOC104755455 gene encoding proline synthase co-transcribed bacterial homolog protein: MNDLENKEKPENEHVVESAMSSSAAAIDGVAALRSVFQRVNQAAEKAGRASDRIRVVAVSKTKPVSLIRQVYDAGHRSFGENYVQEVIEKAPQLPEDIEWHFIGNLQSNKVKPLLAGVPNLVMVESVDDEKIANTLDRVVGNIGRKPLKVLVQVNTSGEESKFGVEPSGCVGLAKHVKEACSNLEFSGLMTIGMADYTSTPENFKLLAKCRSEVCKELGIPEEQCELSMGMSGDFELAIELGSTNVRIGSTIFGAREYPKKI, encoded by the exons ATGAACGATctagaaaacaaagagaagccCGAGAACGAACACGTGGTTGAATCGGCTATGTCGTCGTCGGCGGCGGCGATTGATGGAGTGGCGGCTTTGAGATCGGTGTTTCAGCGAGTAAACCAAGCGGCGGAGAAAGCGGGTCGTGCGTCGGATCGAATACGGGTCGTAGCGGTGAGCAAGACGAAACCAGTTTCTCTGATTCGACAAGTCTACGACGCTGGTCATAGGTCTTTTGGAGAGAACTATGTGCAAGAGGTCATCGAGAAGGCGCCTCAG CTTCCAGAAGATATAGAGTGGCATTTCATTGGGAATTTGCAGAGCAACAAAGTGAAACCTTTACTAG CTGGAGTGCCTAACCTTGTGATGGTGGAaagtgttgatgatgaaaaG ATTGCAAATACGCTTGATCGTGTGGTTGGAAACATCGGAAGAAAACCCTTGAAGGTCTTGGTCCAAGTGAATACCAGTGGCGAAGAAT CTAAATTCGGGGTGGAACCCTCAGGATGCGTAGGACTGGCGAAACACGTGAAGGAAGCTTGCTCCAATCTCGAGTTTTCTGGGTTGATGACTATAGGGATGGCTGATTACACTTCAACCCCAGAGAATTTCAAG ttGCTTGCGAAATGCAGAAGTGAAGTGTGTAAGGAGCTTGGAATACCGGAGGAGCAGTGTGAGCTATCTATGGGGATGTCTGGTGACTTTGAGTTAGCC
- the LOC104755450 gene encoding lectin-like protein At1g53080: MKIQNLCLLSLFVAICTSHYTSAARFNFNNFDGSKLVFLRDAELGPTVDGTSLSGALSMTRDDIPFSYGQALYTDHIPFKPSNASSSLYSFQTSFTFSISPRRNTNPNPGHGLAFVIVPAVDSDVVAGKGFLGFLNRTNNGSPSNHVFAVEFDVFQDKDLGDINDNHVGIDINSVKSTVSEKAGYWVQTRTGSGKKGWEFNEIKLSSGDKYKAWIEFNNVTKSISVTIVPANLSKPKKPLIETQIDLSTVLFDKMFTGFAGSMGREVERHDIWTWRFENNAPKEPKPVQSD, translated from the coding sequence atgaaGATTCAAAATCTCtgtcttctttctctgttcGTAGCTATATGCACCTCTCACTACACATCCGCCGCTAGATTCAACTTCAACAACTTCGATGGCTCGAAACTAGTCTTCCTCCGAGACGCAGAGCTCGGCCCCACAGTCGACGGCACGAGCCTCTCCGGAGCTCTCTCAATGACCCGCGACGACATCCCTTTCTCTTACGGACAAGCCCTTTACACAGATCATATCCCTTTCAAGCCTTctaatgcttcttcttctctttactcTTTCCAAACCTCTTTCACCTTCTCTATCTCTCCTCGCCGCAATACAAACCCTAACCCTGGTCACGGCCTAGCCTTCGTCATCGTCCCCGCCGTAGACAGCGACGTCGTCGCCGGAAAAGGCTTCCTCGGTTTTCTAAACCGAACCAACAACGGAAGTCCCAGTAACCACGTTTTCGCTGTCGAGTTCGACGTTTTCCAAGACAAAGACCTTGGAGACATTAACGATAACCATGTTGGTATAGACATTAACTCGGTTAAATCGACGGTTTCTGAGAAAGCCGGTTATTGGGTTCAGACTAGAACCGGGAGTGGTAAGAAAGGTTGGGAATTTAATGAGATCAAATTGAGTAGTGGAGATAAATACAAGGCTTGGATCGAGTTTAACAACGTCACAAAATCGATATCCGTGACGATTGTACCGGCGAATCTTAGCAAACCGAAGAAGCCGTTGATTGAAACCCAAATCGATCTCTCTACGGTTCTTTTCGATAAAATGTTCACCGGTTTTGCCGGTTCAATGGGACGTGAAGTTGAGCGTCACGATATATGGACATGGAGGTTCGAGAATAACGCCCCCAAAGAACCTAAACCGGTTCAGTCCGATTAG
- the LOC104755449 gene encoding aspartic proteinase A1 — translation MKIYSTTLALSLVVSFLLFFTAFSERNDGTFRVGLKKLKLDPKNRLAAHAGSKQGKLLRGYNLGDSGDADVVVLKNYLDAQYYGEIAIGTPPQKFTVVFDTGSSNLWVPSSKCYFSIACLLHPKYKSSRSSTYEKNGKSAAIHYGTGAISGFFSNDAVTVGDLVVKDQEFIEATKEPGITFVVAKFDGILGLGFKEISVGNAAPVWYNMLKQGLIKEPVFSFWLNRNAEEEEGGELVFGGVDPNHFKGQHTYVPVTQKGYWQFDMGDVLIGGAPTGFCESGCSAIADSGTSLLAGPTTVITMINHAIGAAGVVSQQCKTVVDQYGQTILDLLLSETQPKKICSQIGLCTFDGTRGVSMGIESVVDKENAKLSNGVGDAACSACEMAVVWIQSQLRQNMTQERILNYINELCERLPSPMGESAVDCTQLSTLPTVSLTIGGKVFDLAPEEYVLKVGEGPAAQCISGFIALDVAPPRGPLWILGDVFMGKYHTVFDFGNEQVGFAEAA, via the exons atgaaaatatactCTACAACGCTTGCTCTTTCACTCGTTGTGTCCTTCCTGCTGTTTTTCACTGCCTTTTCTGAGCGCAATGACGGGACCTTCAGAGTTGGTCTGAAGAAGCTTAAGCTGGATCCCAAGAATCGTCTTGCAGCACATGCTGGTTCCAAGCAAGGAAAGCTCCTGAGAGGTTACAATCTTGGAGATTCTGGAGATGCTGATGTTGTCGTGCTGAAAAACTACTTAGATGCTCAGTACTACGGTGAGATCGCTATTGGTACTCCACCTCAGAAGTTCACTGTGGTTTTCGACACTGGAAGCTCTAACCTCTGGGTGCCATCGTCAAAATGTTATTTCTCA ATTGCATGTCTCTTGCATCCCAAATACAAGTCTTCACGCTCAAGCACATATGAGAAAAATg GAAAATCTGCCGCAATACATTATGGCACTGGTGCTATTTCTGGTTTCTTTAGTAATGATGCTGTCACCGTTGGCGATTTAGTTGTCAAGGATCAG GAGTTTATCGAGGCAACCAAGGAGCCTGGTATTACATTTGTTGTAGCTAAATTTGATGGAATCCTTGGTCTTGGATTCAAAGAGATCTCTGTTGGAAATGCTGCTCCTGTTTG GTACAACATGCTTAAACAAGGCCTTATCAAGGAACCAGTTTTTTCATTTTGGCTAAACCGTAAcgcagaggaggaagaaggtgGTGAACTTGTATTTGGAGGTGTTGATCCAAATCATTTCAAGGGGCAACATACATATGTTCCTGTGACACAAAAGGGTTACTGGCAG TTTGACATGGGTGATGTTCTCATTGGCGGCGCTCCCACTG GGTTCTGTGAAAGTGGCTGTTCTGCGATAGCAGATTCTGGTACATCTTTGCTTGCAGGTCCAACG ACTGTTATCACCATGATAAACCATGCTATTGGTGCGGCTGGAGTTGTAAGCCAGCAGTGCAAGACTGTTGTGGATCAATATGGGCAGACCATTTTGGATTTACTTTTGTCTGAG ACCCAACCGAAGAAAATCTGCTCGCAGATTGGTCTGTGTACTTTCGATGGCACCCGTGGTGTCAG TATGGGCATTGAGTCGGTGGTGGACAAAGAAAACGCCAAATTGTCCAATGGTGTTGGAGATGCTGCATGTTCCGCATGTGAGATGGCAGTTGTGTGGATACAGAGCCAGTTGAGGCAGAACATGACTCAAGAGCGCATATTGAACTACATTAACGAG CTTTGTGAACGCCTTCCAAGCCCAATGGGAGAGTCTGCAGTGGACTGTACACAACTCTCAACACTGCCCACTGTTTCACTCACCATAGGAGGCAAAGTCTTTGATCTTGCTCCAGAGGAG TATGTTCTGAAAGTTGGCGAGGGACCTGCGGCACAATGCATCAGTGGGTTTATTGCACTCGATGTTGCTCCACCTCGTGGACCTCTCTG GATCTTGGGAGATGTGTTCATGGGCAAATACCACACCGTGTTTGACTTTGGTAACGAACAGGTCGGGTTTGCAGAGGCAGCGTAA
- the LOC104755452 gene encoding putative pectate lyase 2 isoform X1: MASLFLTVSLLFATFSSSLVEAVYYSNGYTTVPKLLLNPIDSCWRRNPSWAYNRRALADCAVGFGKAAVGGKYGSIYVVTNPSDDPENPRPGTLRHAVIQSKPLWITFARDMVIVLRNELIMNSYKTIDGRGAKVEIAYGPCITIQHVSHVIIHGISIHDCKPGKSGRVRSSPTHIGNRKGSDGDAIAIFDSSHIWIDHCYFSRCQDGLIDVLHASTAVTISNNYFTQHDKVMLLGHNDNNXEDKIMRVTIAFNHFGPGLIERMPRVRRGYAHVANNRYEKWQMYAIGGSADPTIFSEGNYFVASDDLSKKQVTKRIDSGYDWTRWKWRTSKDVFKNGAYFVPSGYGTVTPLYRRAEWFPVSHGSLAPSLTSSSGPLRCYSGRIC, encoded by the exons ATGGCTTCTCTTTTCTTAACAGTTTCACTTCTCTTTgcaactttctcttcttctcttgtagAAGCTGTTTATTACAGTAATGGTTACACTACCGTTCCCAAACTATTACTAAATCCGATCGATTCTTGCTGGCGTAGAAATCCTAGTTGGGCGTATAACCGTCGTGCCCTCGCGGATTGCGCGGTAGGGTTTGGAAAAGCTGCGGTTGGGGGGAAATACGGGTCGATCTACGTGGTTACAAACCCATCAGACGACCCCGAAAACCCTAGACCTGGAACTCTTAGACACGCCGTGATCCAATCTAAACCACTATGGATCACATTCGCACGTGACATGGTCATAGTGTTGCGAAACGAACTCATCATGAACAGCTACAAGACGATCGACGGAAGAGGTGCAAAAGTAGAAATTGCATATGGTCCATGCATAACGATCCAACATGTGAGCCACGTCATTATACATGGAATAAGTATCCATGATTGTAAACCGGGCAAGTCAGGTCGTGTGCGGAGCAGCCCCACTCATATTGGCAACCGGAAAGGATCAGATGGTGATGCAATCGCTATTTTTGATTCTTCACATATTTGGATTGATCATTGTTACTTTTCTCGGTGTCAAGATGGTTTGATCGATGTGCTTCATGCTTCTACGGCCGTCACTATTTCTAATAACTACTTCACGCAGCATGATAAA GTGATGTTACTCGGACATAATGACAATAAT NTGGAGGATAAAATCATGAGAGTTACAATTGCATTCAACCATTTTGGACCGGGTCTCATTGAGAGGATGCCAAG GGTGAGGAGAGGGTATGCGCACGTAGCAAACAATAGGTACGAGAAATGGCAAATGTATGCGATCGGAGGAAGTGCTGATCCAACCATTTTTAGTGAAGGCAACTACTTCGTTGCTTCTGATGACTTAAGCAAAAAACAG GTGACAAAGAGAATAGATAGTGGATATGATTGGACGAGATGGAAATGGAGAACGTCCAAAGACGTTTTCAAGAACGGAGCTTACTTCGTGCCTTCTGGCTACGGAACCGTCACACCATTGTACAGAAGAGCAGAGTGGTTTCCTGTGTCCCACGGATCTCTGGCCCCTTCTCTTACTTCTTCCTCCGGTCCTCTCCGTTGCTACTCCGGCAGGATTTGCTAA